The segment CTGCCCACATCTGAAAAATCATCACGGCCTTCGAGAGGGGGTGTAGGTCGCCGTAGTGGGCCATCGGCCCCACCGTTCCCAGCCCCGGCCCCACGTTGCCGATAGCGGCTGCCGAGGCGGTAAAGGCTACCACAAAGTCTTCTTCCAGTATTCCCATCACCAGCACCCCCAGGGCAAACAGACTCACATACAGGGTGATAAAGGCCGCAACCGAGCGCATTACGTCCTCGCCAATGTTTTTGTTGCCTACCCGCAAGGGCAGCACCGCTTGAGGGTGCAGGGCCCGTTGCAGTTCCCGCCGCACCAGGGCCCCGATAATCAGCCAGCGGATCACCTTAATGCTGCCCCCCACGCTGCCTGCACTGCCGCCAATGAACATCAGCATGACCAGCAGGGTTTGAGCCGGGACGACCCACTGGGCAAAGTCGGCGGAGGCAAAGCCGGTGCCGGTGATGATGGAGGTGGTCTGAAAGAAGGCGTGGCGCAGGGCGGGCTCGAGGGCGTAGTCGTGCCGCAGGAAAAGCACGCCGGCCATGACCAGCCCCACCGTGAGCACAATCAGGGCATAGGCCCGAAACTCGGGGTCGCGCAGGGGGGCGCTGTACTCGCGGCCAAAAATGGCCCGGTATTGCAACAGCAGGTTAACCCCGGTGAGGAACATCACCCCCGCTGCAATCCACTGGGTGAGGGGGGCGTAGCCGGCAAAGCTTTGCGGGTTGGGACTAAAACCACCGGCGGAGACGCTGGAGAAGGTGTTGGCAATGGCCTCGAAGACCGGTACTCCGGTCAGCAGGTACGCGGTCAGGGTGAGCAGGGTGAGCAGCAGGTAGACCCGCAGAATGTAGTAGGCGGTCTGGCGCAGCTTGGGGGTGAGCTGCTGTTTTTGTACCCCGGTGGTCTCGGCAAAAAACATCTGCCGCCCGGCCAGCGCCAGGTGGGGTAGCACCACGATAAACAGCAGCAGAATGCCCATCCCGCCAAACCATTGGCTCAGGCTGCGCCAGAAAAAAAGCCCGTAGCTGAACTGGTCGAAGTTTGCCAGGATGGTGGCCCCGGTGGTGCTGAAGCCCGAGGTGGCCTCGAACAGGGCATCCAGGTAGCTCAGGCCCCCCGAAATCCAGAACGGGATGGCGCCCAGGATGGGAACCATAATCCACAGCCCGGCCACCGTCAGCAGGGCCTCGGCCCGGCGGGGTTCGGCCTGGGGGCTTCCCAGCTGGCGCAGCACCAGGCCCAGGCTCAATCCGATAGCGGCCCCCACAAAAAACCCCAGGGCATCTTCTCCCAGCAGCCAGTCGGCCAGGCCCAGCACCCCCATCACGGCCCCCAGCGCGATGTAGACCGTGCCGGTCATGTAGGTAGCGACCGGGATGGGGTTGGCCGATTGTGCTTTAGCGAACCTGGGCCAGGACTTCATCGGCTACCTGTCGGTCGGTGAGAACCAGAAGTTTGTCGCCGCCGGTGACCGCCAGCATGGGGGCGCGCAGGTAAACTCTGGTGCCGCGCTCGAGGGCCACCGCAATAGCCCCTTTGGGAAGCGACAATTTATCAAAAGGGGTTTCGCGGAAATCTGCCGGAAGCTCAAACTCCAGTAGTTCTACCTTGTCCTCAATAAGGGCCAGGTGGTCTACGTTGTCGGGGGCTATCCAGTCCACCACCTCGCGCACCGCTGCCGCACGGGGGGTGAGGGGGATGTCGATGCCCACATGCTCGAACAGGCGGCGGTTTTCGCCCCGGTTGACCCGGGTGATGACCTTGGCGACCCCCACCTGCTTGGCCAGGAGCGAGACCAGCAGGTTTTTCTCGTCGTTCTCGGTAACCGCCACCATCACGTCCACATGGTCGAGGCCCTCCGACTCCAAGAGCTCGAGGTCGGTGCCGTCGCCCTCGAGCACCAGCGCCCCCGGCAAGTGTTCGGCCAGCCAGGCGCAGCGGTCGGGGTTGTGGTCAATGATGGTGACCTCGAGGCGGTGCTTGAGCAGCTCTTTGGTGACCATGTAGCCCACATTGCCGCCCCCCACCACCATCACCCGTCGTACCCGCTCGCGGGGGGAAAAACAGGCTTGGAGGGCGTCGAAACCCTGGGGGGTGGCCATGAAGAAGATGCGGTCTTCGGGCTCGAGGGCCAGCTGATTGAACTCGGGGTCGGTGGCTGCAAAAAAACGACCATCGCGCAAGATGCCCGCCAGCAGGCTGCCGGGAGGCCAGTCCAACAAGACCAGCTGCTTGCCAATGTAGGGGCCACCCTCCCGCACCTGGTACTCCACAAAGCGCAGCCGACCTCCAGCAAGCACCTCGGTGTCCACGGCACCGGGGATTCGAATAACCTCCACAATTTCCTTGGCCAGCGAGCGCTGAGGCCAGAAGACCTGGTCGATGCGGGTGCCCAAAATTTCCACCGTGCGCGGGTCGGTCAGGATGTCCACGTAGGATTGCTTCCCCACAAAACACAGGGTTTCCCTGGCCCCCAGGCCTTTGGCCAGCATGCAGGCGATCAGGTTGACCTCATCCCAGTTGGTGGTTGCGATAAAGGTGTTGCACAGGTCTACCTTGGCCTCACGCAAAACCTCAGGGTCGGTAACGCTACCGATCACCACCTGCACATCCAACCCCCCCAACCGTTCCTTGGCCTCGGGGTTGGTATCCACCACCACCAGGTCGTGCTGGGTGTGTAGGGCTTTGGCAATCTGCGAGCCGATTTCGCCGCCGCCAGCAATCACGATATACATAACCGGCTCCTTTTGACAGGCCAGGCGCTAAATGCCGGCTGCCGAAGGCCTCCAGCCCGGTAGCCTGCCCGCTTTGTGCAAAGGCTGCGCTTCCAGGTGGCCGAAACCTTGTTTGGTGGCGGCTTTTCGCCAACAGCGCTGGTGGCGAGAAAAGCGATGAAAATGCATTTGTGCCGCTTGTCCAAGCCCAAACCGAGTTGCGAAGGTTCCATAACCCAAACTTGGTTCAGCTTACACCCGAACGGTCTTTTGTAGCCACGCGCTGCACCAGCGGAACCCCAGGGTGCCAGGCCACCCGCCCCACCATCTGGCCGTGCAGGTCGTAGGCTTCGGCCTGGGTAACCCGAACCCGGATGATCTCGCCGATTTTTACGGTGCCGTCGGTCTCGGCATACACCAGCCCGTCAATCCCGGGGGCGTCGTATTTGGAGCGCCCCACCACCTGGCCGGGCAGCTCGCCGTAGTCGTCCACGATGACCTCGAGGGTCTGCCCTAGCCGGGCTTGGTTTTTCTCCAGGCTAATCTGCTGCTGCAAAGCCATCAGGCGTGCCTGGCGCTCTTCCTTGACTTCCTGGGGCACAGCCCCCGGCAGGGCGTTGGCCTCGGCCCCCTCAACTTCGGAGTAGGTAAAACAGCCCACCCGGTCGAGCCGGGCTTCGGCGATGAAGTCCAGCAGCAGGGCAAAATCTTCCTCGGTTTCGCCGGGGAAGCCCACGATAAAGCTCGAGCGAATCGCCAGGTCGGGCGCGATGGAGCGCCATTCTTGCAGGGTTTTGAGGTGACTCTCGGCGCCGCCGGGGCGGCGCATGGCCCGCAGAATCCTGGGGCTGGCGTGCTGAAGGGGTACATCCAGGTAGGGCAGCAGCTTACCTTCGGCCATCAGTGGGATCAGTTCGCGCACGTGGGGATAGGGATACACGTAGTGCAGCCGCACCCAGGCCCCCAGGCCGGCCAGCTCGCCAACCAGATCCACCAGGTGGGCCCGCACCGGCTTGCCCGCGTACTCGCTGGTGCGGTGGCGAATGTCTACCCCATAGGCGGAAGTGTCTTGCGCGATTATCAGCAGTTCTTTGGTACCAGTACCCACCAGTCGGGTGGCCTCAAAGAGGATATCGGCGGCGTCGCGGCTTTTTTGCAGGCCGCGCAGCTTGGGAATGATGCAGAAGCTGCACTTGTGGTTGCAACCTTCGGCAATTTTGAGGTAGGCGTAGTGGCGGGGGGTAAGCTTGACCTGTGGAGGAACCAGGGCCGTAAAGGGGTTCTGGTCTAGCGGAACCACCCGCTGCACCGCGGCCAGCACCCGGTCTACTTCGCCAGGGCCGGTGACCTCGAGCACCTGTGGGTGGGCCTGCTGGATGACCTCAGGCCGCGCCCCCAGGCAGCCGGTCACAATCACCTTGCCGTTTTCCGCCAGGGCTTCGCCGATGGCCGAAAGCGACTCCTCGATTGCGGGCGTGATGAAGCCACAGGTGTTGACCACCACCACATCGGCCTCCTGATAGGTGGGCGCAGTCTCGTACCCCTGGGCCCGTAGGCGTGAGAGAATTTGCTCCGAATCGACCAGGGCCTTGGGACAGCCCAGACTTACAAACCCAACCTTGCCTGCCATTTGCTCTCCTGTGCGCCCTTGGCGCGACAACAGTCCCGAGTATAGCAGGTTTGCTGACCAACGGTTGGGTTGCTACTGCCCGAAACGCTGGGTGACCACCTGACCCACATTGCCCATGCGTCCTTGATCCTGGCCGTTGACAAATACCCGCACCACCCCAGCATTGCCGGCCCGCACCACCACCGGCAGGGGATAGCTGAGCTGGGTTCCGCCGGGTACGGTGCCTTCGTAGAGCTGCCGACCCGTGCGGGCGTCGGTTACCCGAATCCAGCTGGTGCCCTCGAGCCTCAGTACCAGTCCGGTACTGGGGGTGGGGCTGGCTGGACTCGCGGGGGGTGGGGTTTCGGGGCTCGAGGGAGCTGTGGGGGTAGGTGGGGGTGCGGGGGGAATCGGGGTGAGGACAAAGCTCAGGTTGCGGTTGCTTTGCAGGCTGAGCACCTGTTCGTACTTCTGGTAGCCGGGTGCTTCGATGCGGAGGGTGCGTTCACCGGCCTCGACGCGGGCCTCGAGGGGGGCCTGACCAAGCAAGAAGCCATCGAGGTAGACCCGGGCGCCTTGGGGTTGCGTGGTAATGCGCAGGCTCACCTGCTGAGGGGGCGGAGGCGCGACGGGGGCCGATGGGGTGGGCGTTGGTGCCACGGTACTGGGGCGGTTGAGGGCGCGGTATCCCCACCAGCCCAGGAGCAGTAGCACAAGCAATAGAATCAAGAGCCATCCGAAACCCAGCAAAGAAGGCGTTTTGGGGCCAGCAGTGGGGTTTGTGGGCCCTACGGTTTGGGGCACACCCGCCGGATAGAGGGCCAGCAAGGGGGCGGGGTCGAGACCCAATAGCTGGGCGTAGCGCCTGAGGTAGCCTCGCGCCAGGGGGGGTTCGGGGAGTTCGTCAAAGCGACAGTCTTCCAGGGCCTCCAGAACAGCCCGCCGCACCTTGAGAAACTCCGCCGCCTGCGAAATTTCCAGGCCCTTGGCCTCCCGGGCTTCCTTTAGCCGCTTTCCCAGCTCACACATTTCGCCCTATTCTATGCCACAAAGCGTGACTGTGCATGCGTAACGGAAGGGGCATTACCCCTGAACCAGGGCTAGGGCAATCTGGGCAGCTAAACGGGCATTTTCTTCCAAGAGCCGTAGATTGACCTCGTCGGTCTGGCCCCCGCTCAACTCGGATATGCGCCGGAGCAAAAAGGGTGTCAGGGCCTTGCCGCCAATCCCGAGCCGGGCGGCCTCCTGGGTGGCTTGCTCCACCCAGCGCTGTACCTGGACAAAGTCCAGCCCCCTGGAGATGGGGTTGAGCACCAGGCTGGCCCCCGGCAATCCCAGTTCTTGGGCAGCCCGAAAAGCCCGGGCGGCCTCCTGGGCCGACTCGACCCGGGCCGGCAGCAGGTAGGGGCTGGAAGGGCTGTGAAAGGCGGGAAGGTGGTTGGTTCGGTAGCCCAGCAGGGCTACCCCCAGCGACTCGAGCCGCTCTAAGGTGGCGGCGAGATCGAGGATGCTTTTGGGGCCTGCTGACACCACCACAATGGGGGTGCGGGAAAGCTCGAGCAAATCTGCCGACTCGTCGTAGGGGTGGGGGTGCACGCCGCCAATGCCGCCGGTAGCAAACACCCGGATGCCGGCCTTGTGGGCCAGGAAGGTGGTGGAGGCCACGGTGGTGCCGGCGCTTTTACCCTGGGCTACGAGGGCCCCAAGGTTCCACAGGCTGGCTTTGTCTGCGGTATCGTCGGCGGCGATGGCCTCGAGCTCATCTGGCGTTAGGCCCACCACCACTTCCCCTTTCAAGATGGCAATGGTCGCGGGGATGGCCCCCACCTGTCGTACGGTGTCCTCGAGTTTGCGGGCGAGCTCGAGGTTCAAGGGGCGGGGCAGGCCGTGGGTAATAACGGTGGACTCGAGGGCCACCACGGCCCGGTGGGTGTGCAGGGCCTGGGCGACATCGGGGTGTACACGCATGCCAACAGCATAAGGTAGGGGCGAAGGTAGGGGATAGCACGCCTGGCCCCGGTCAGGGCGGTCGCTTTACCGGGCGGGGCCCACCAATGCCCCGTGCAACGTAATACCAGATTCGGTTAGTTCGTCACCGAACGGTGACGAACTAACCCGACCGAAGGGATACGCTTTCTTCGCCGAGCGCAGCGAGGGGTGTGCTCTAGGATTCAAAAAGATAGCCTCTTAGCGCTTTTTATTTGAAGATTATCTTTTTGAATCCGGTATAAGGCCTGCCCTGGATGCAGGAACCATGAACAGAGGCCTTATCGTGCCCTTCACGGACGCTGCCACCCATCCGAGAGGCAAATGTGCTGTGCAGGACGAATCAATCTAGCTTTGCGGGCAGACCCGATTCCGACCGGCTCGCTTGGCTGCGTAGAGCTGCTCGTCGGCGGCGGCCAGGAGTTTTTCGTGGTTGGGGAGGGTGGGGTCGCTGCTTACGCCAATGCTCACCGTGACCTTCAGGCTGGGATGCAGGTCAGACCAGTTGTGGTTCTCGACGCGCTGCCGAACCCGCTCGCAGGCGATCAGGGCGCCCGCCAGGTCGGTTTGGGAGAAAACCAGGGCAAATTCCTCGCCGCCGTAGCGCGCGGCAAAATCTACCCCACGGCAGCCGGACTCGAGAATTTGTGCGACAATTCGCAGCACATCGTCGCCAACCTGGTGGGAGAAGGTGTCGTTGATTTGCTTGAAGTTGTCGATATCGACCAGGGCCACGCTCAAGGGGAAATTGTAGCGCCTGGAGGCGGCAAACTCGCGCTCGAGGTTTTCCTCCAGATAGCGGCGGTTGTGCAGCCGGGTGAGGGGATCCTGGCGGGCCAGGCGCTCCAGCTCGGCGGACTGCTGGCGCAGTTTGTCCAGCAGGCGCGACTTTTCGGCATTGGCCTCCTTCAGGTTTTCGATGGCGCGGGCCAGCTCGCGGTTGGCGCGGGCCAGCTCGGTGTTGCGTAGGCGTTCGATTTCCGCTTCCTGGCGTGCTTTTTCTACCTGAAACCCTGCCAGCAGGGCCGCGGTCTTTTGGGCCTGCTGCTCTTTGTACAGTTTGCGCTCAATTTCGAGAACCTGCCGCAGGTGGTACAGTGCCAGGGCGGGTTTTTGTTCTGCCTCAAAAACAGCAGCCAGGGCCTGATGGAACTCCAGCAGAGGTTTTTGTGGCCCCAGCTCCTCGGCCAGCCTCAGGCCCTGTTGCAGGGTTTGAATGGCGCTATCGGTCTGCCCCATACGGCCCAACAACGAGCCCACTTGTAGCAGTGCGCTTAGCTCACCCAGCCGGTTGCCCAGCTCCTGGTAGAGAGCTTTGCAGACCTGGAACAATTCCAGTGCTCTATCCAGGTTGCCCAGCGCTGTATGGGAGAGGCCCAGATTTTCCAAACAGGTGGCCCGTACCTGGGGGCTGCCCAGCTGCTCGGCAATCTCCAGGGCTTGCTGGTGGTAGTCCAGGGCCTCCTGGATACGGCCCAAGCGCTGAAACACCACACCCAGGTTGGAAAGCACGTTGGCCTGGCCCTGACGGTCGCCCAGCATCTTCTTGATGGCTAGGCTTTCACGGTAGAGCTGAACTGCCCCGGAAAGGTCGCCTACCTCGAGGTAGACCAGACCCAGGTTGTTCAGGGTTCCGGCTTCGCTGAGGCGGTCGTCCAGCTCGCGTTTGAGGGCCAGGCTGCGCAGGAAGTACTTGGTGGCTTCCTGGTGGTTGCCCAGGGTGTACTGAACGATGCCAACGCCATTCAGGGCATTGGCCTCCAGGGCTTTTTGCTGGTGTTTTCGGCTCTGCTCGAGGGCTTCTAGGTAGTACTCGAGGGCCCGGGGAAAGCTGCCCTGAAAGTAGTGGAGGTTGCCCAGTGCGTTAAGGGTGTCTATTTCGCCTTTAAGCTGGCCTGCTCTGCGCAAAACCGCCAGGGCTTCCTCCAGGCAGCCCTGGGCTGCGGGCAGATTGCCCTGGCGAAAATGGAAATCGCCCAGGTTTTTGAGGGCCAGACCCCGTCCTGCCGGGCTGGTCTGGTCTTCTGATAAAACCAGCATCTCCTCCACAAGCTGTCCGGCCCGCCGCAGGTCGTTATAGCGCAAGAACTGGTATAGCTCATCGAGCAAGTGCAGTTTCTCCGATGGCGGTTGGGGCTGGCTTAGCTGGGCCTCGAGGGTCTGGAGGGTATGGTTCATAGCCTGAAAGTCTTGCCCTTTGCCATACATATTACGGGTTCCGGCTGCTTTTTGCTAAGCCTTGTTCCAGCGCCCTGGTCCAGTGGTGCGGGCATCTTGCCACAGAACACCCTGCTTGTTTTGTGGTGTAAAATTGAACCAGAAAGCGCAGTTTTTTGGCCTGTAATATGCCATCCTGCCTGCATGGCGAGATGGCTCATGCTGGTTCTTTTTGGGTTTTTGTTGTTTTTGGGACTGGCGGGCTGGGCGGCCTATGCTTTTCTGATTCGTCCGGCCCAAACCCTGGTCAGCGATTTTCGGCAGATCATCGCACTGGATAAAAGCGTTGAGCGACAGGCTGCATACACACCCCCTGCCGATGCGCGGCTAAGCCCCGAGCAGCTGCAGCGCTTCCTGCGGGTGCAGCGCGATGTGAAGCAGCAACTTGGGGAGCGCTACCGGCGGCTAGAGGCCCGGCTTAACCAGTTGGCCAACCAGAAGGCAGGACAGCCAACGCTGGACTACCGCACCGCCCTGGACTTATTCCGCGAAGGGGGCTCGCTGGTGCTCGAGGCTAAAAAGATTCAGGTTCAGGCGCTCAACCAGCACATTTTTTCGCTCGAGGAGTACGCCTGGGTGCGGGCCCAGGTGTATGCAGCCCTGGGTTACGGCATACCGAGCCTGAACCCCCAGGAAATCCTGCGCCAGATTGCGGCCAGGGACTTTAATCCCAAAGTCGAGCTCTCCAAACCCGAAGCCCCGGCGGCCAATGTGCGGCTGGTGGAGCCTTACCGCGACGAGCTGGTGAGCTATTATCCGTTCACCTGGTTCGGGTTGTAGCCTGGGCAGTACCTGCAAAACCTGAAAAGCCACAGCCCTGGTGGCATTTGGTGTGCTGAACAAACAATGAATTTTACCGTACTTTTTTATAATGGATAGATGCAGCAACCCAGGCGCCTGGAAAAGGCCAAGGCAGGTGGGGCCAACCTGCTGACGGGCTACCTTGTTCTGTTGGGCGTTCCCGAGTTGCAGCTTCAGCAGCGCCTACTGCGCCCCCTCGAGCGCAAGAGCGCGGGTTTGCTGGCTTACCTGACCTTAGAAGGCCCCACCAGCCGCTCCAGGCTGGCGGGCCTGCTATGGCCGGATTCCTCCGAATCCACCGCCCGTAACAACCTGGCCCAGGCCCTTAGGCGGCTCAAGCAGGCCGCCGGGGCGGAGGTGGTGTGGGGCGGCGATGTGCTCGAGCTGCAAGGCTTGCAGGTAGATGTGGCCGAGTTTCAGGTGGCCCACTTTGCGGGCCGCCATCCGGAGGTGGTGGCTTACCAGGCGCAGCTTCTGGAGGGGCTCGACTACGACGACTGCCCTGAGTTCGAAGACTGGCTCTTGCTGCAGCGGGAAAAGTTGGCCGAGATGTGGCGGGCTTCCCTCTGGGCCCTGGCCCATGACCTCGAGCAGGCCGGGCAGTACCGCGAGGCGCTGGTCTACGCCGAAGCCCTGCTCGAATCGGACGCGCTCTCGGAGGCGGC is part of the Meiothermus cerbereus DSM 11376 genome and harbors:
- a CDS encoding TrkH family potassium uptake protein, whose protein sequence is MKSWPRFAKAQSANPIPVATYMTGTVYIALGAVMGVLGLADWLLGEDALGFFVGAAIGLSLGLVLRQLGSPQAEPRRAEALLTVAGLWIMVPILGAIPFWISGGLSYLDALFEATSGFSTTGATILANFDQFSYGLFFWRSLSQWFGGMGILLLFIVVLPHLALAGRQMFFAETTGVQKQQLTPKLRQTAYYILRVYLLLTLLTLTAYLLTGVPVFEAIANTFSSVSAGGFSPNPQSFAGYAPLTQWIAAGVMFLTGVNLLLQYRAIFGREYSAPLRDPEFRAYALIVLTVGLVMAGVLFLRHDYALEPALRHAFFQTTSIITGTGFASADFAQWVVPAQTLLVMLMFIGGSAGSVGGSIKVIRWLIIGALVRRELQRALHPQAVLPLRVGNKNIGEDVMRSVAAFITLYVSLFALGVLVMGILEEDFVVAFTASAAAIGNVGPGLGTVGPMAHYGDLHPLSKAVMIFQMWAGRIELIAVFSLFTPELWRRLRA
- the trkA gene encoding Trk system potassium transporter TrkA, with the translated sequence MYIVIAGGGEIGSQIAKALHTQHDLVVVDTNPEAKERLGGLDVQVVIGSVTDPEVLREAKVDLCNTFIATTNWDEVNLIACMLAKGLGARETLCFVGKQSYVDILTDPRTVEILGTRIDQVFWPQRSLAKEIVEVIRIPGAVDTEVLAGGRLRFVEYQVREGGPYIGKQLVLLDWPPGSLLAGILRDGRFFAATDPEFNQLALEPEDRIFFMATPQGFDALQACFSPRERVRRVMVVGGGNVGYMVTKELLKHRLEVTIIDHNPDRCAWLAEHLPGALVLEGDGTDLELLESEGLDHVDVMVAVTENDEKNLLVSLLAKQVGVAKVITRVNRGENRRLFEHVGIDIPLTPRAAAVREVVDWIAPDNVDHLALIEDKVELLEFELPADFRETPFDKLSLPKGAIAVALERGTRVYLRAPMLAVTGGDKLLVLTDRQVADEVLAQVR
- the rimO gene encoding 30S ribosomal protein S12 methylthiotransferase RimO; translation: MAGKVGFVSLGCPKALVDSEQILSRLRAQGYETAPTYQEADVVVVNTCGFITPAIEESLSAIGEALAENGKVIVTGCLGARPEVIQQAHPQVLEVTGPGEVDRVLAAVQRVVPLDQNPFTALVPPQVKLTPRHYAYLKIAEGCNHKCSFCIIPKLRGLQKSRDAADILFEATRLVGTGTKELLIIAQDTSAYGVDIRHRTSEYAGKPVRAHLVDLVGELAGLGAWVRLHYVYPYPHVRELIPLMAEGKLLPYLDVPLQHASPRILRAMRRPGGAESHLKTLQEWRSIAPDLAIRSSFIVGFPGETEEDFALLLDFIAEARLDRVGCFTYSEVEGAEANALPGAVPQEVKEERQARLMALQQQISLEKNQARLGQTLEVIVDDYGELPGQVVGRSKYDAPGIDGLVYAETDGTVKIGEIIRVRVTQAEAYDLHGQMVGRVAWHPGVPLVQRVATKDRSGVS
- a CDS encoding RodZ domain-containing protein; this translates as MCELGKRLKEAREAKGLEISQAAEFLKVRRAVLEALEDCRFDELPEPPLARGYLRRYAQLLGLDPAPLLALYPAGVPQTVGPTNPTAGPKTPSLLGFGWLLILLLVLLLLGWWGYRALNRPSTVAPTPTPSAPVAPPPPQQVSLRITTQPQGARVYLDGFLLGQAPLEARVEAGERTLRIEAPGYQKYEQVLSLQSNRNLSFVLTPIPPAPPPTPTAPSSPETPPPASPASPTPSTGLVLRLEGTSWIRVTDARTGRQLYEGTVPGGTQLSYPLPVVVRAGNAGVVRVFVNGQDQGRMGNVGQVVTQRFGQ
- a CDS encoding pseudouridine-5'-phosphate glycosidase, whose product is MRVHPDVAQALHTHRAVVALESTVITHGLPRPLNLELARKLEDTVRQVGAIPATIAILKGEVVVGLTPDELEAIAADDTADKASLWNLGALVAQGKSAGTTVASTTFLAHKAGIRVFATGGIGGVHPHPYDESADLLELSRTPIVVVSAGPKSILDLAATLERLESLGVALLGYRTNHLPAFHSPSSPYLLPARVESAQEAARAFRAAQELGLPGASLVLNPISRGLDFVQVQRWVEQATQEAARLGIGGKALTPFLLRRISELSGGQTDEVNLRLLEENARLAAQIALALVQG
- a CDS encoding tetratricopeptide repeat-containing diguanylate cyclase yields the protein MNHTLQTLEAQLSQPQPPSEKLHLLDELYQFLRYNDLRRAGQLVEEMLVLSEDQTSPAGRGLALKNLGDFHFRQGNLPAAQGCLEEALAVLRRAGQLKGEIDTLNALGNLHYFQGSFPRALEYYLEALEQSRKHQQKALEANALNGVGIVQYTLGNHQEATKYFLRSLALKRELDDRLSEAGTLNNLGLVYLEVGDLSGAVQLYRESLAIKKMLGDRQGQANVLSNLGVVFQRLGRIQEALDYHQQALEIAEQLGSPQVRATCLENLGLSHTALGNLDRALELFQVCKALYQELGNRLGELSALLQVGSLLGRMGQTDSAIQTLQQGLRLAEELGPQKPLLEFHQALAAVFEAEQKPALALYHLRQVLEIERKLYKEQQAQKTAALLAGFQVEKARQEAEIERLRNTELARANRELARAIENLKEANAEKSRLLDKLRQQSAELERLARQDPLTRLHNRRYLEENLEREFAASRRYNFPLSVALVDIDNFKQINDTFSHQVGDDVLRIVAQILESGCRGVDFAARYGGEEFALVFSQTDLAGALIACERVRQRVENHNWSDLHPSLKVTVSIGVSSDPTLPNHEKLLAAADEQLYAAKRAGRNRVCPQS